Proteins co-encoded in one Jeotgalibacillus malaysiensis genomic window:
- a CDS encoding thiaminase, with amino-acid sequence MTFCSEVREECNELWEASFEHPFVKGIAEGSLPLDVFRFYVMQDAYYLTHFAKVQALGAVKATDLKTTRSFAHHAEQTCAAELALHESFMELLGVTEKGWENFEPSPTAYAYVSHMYRSAEGDLADVLAAILPCYWLYYEIGERLKNEKPDHPIFQKWIETYGSEWFGELVEEQINRMNELAEDLSDERIKELKTHFRRSSYYEWNFWEQAWTLESWTIKTKEHVSHD; translated from the coding sequence ATGACGTTTTGTAGTGAAGTAAGAGAAGAGTGTAATGAACTTTGGGAAGCGAGCTTTGAGCATCCGTTTGTAAAAGGAATCGCTGAGGGTAGCCTGCCGCTTGATGTATTTAGGTTTTATGTGATGCAGGATGCGTATTATTTGACCCATTTTGCGAAGGTACAGGCGCTTGGTGCTGTGAAGGCTACAGACTTAAAAACAACAAGAAGCTTTGCACATCACGCAGAGCAGACTTGTGCAGCTGAGCTGGCGCTGCATGAATCCTTTATGGAACTGCTTGGGGTGACGGAAAAAGGCTGGGAGAATTTTGAGCCGTCTCCAACCGCTTATGCTTACGTATCTCATATGTACCGGTCCGCTGAAGGGGATCTGGCTGATGTCCTTGCGGCGATTCTGCCGTGCTACTGGCTGTATTACGAAATTGGTGAGCGTCTGAAAAATGAAAAACCGGATCATCCGATTTTTCAGAAGTGGATTGAAACGTATGGATCTGAATGGTTTGGTGAGCTTGTGGAAGAACAGATTAACAGAATGAATGAACTGGCAGAGGACCTGTCAGATGAAAGAATCAAAGAGTTGAAGACTCACTTCAGAAGAAGCAGCTATTACGAATGGAACTTCTGGGAGCAGGCATGGACGCTGGAGAGTTGGACAATCAAAACGAAGGAGCATGTGTCACATGATTAA
- a CDS encoding hydroxymethylpyrimidine phosphate kinase ThiD, which translates to MKQVLTIAGSDSGGGAGIQADIKTFQELDVFGTSVITAVTAQNTLGVTDVAPVPLHNIEKQLQAVGEDFEIAALKTGMLFDAETIQTVAKYIKHYKWQHLIVDPVMIAKGGASLLQEEAKDSLIEHLLPLATVVTPNIPEAEALSGISITDEKTRREAAEKILQSGAQGVLVKGGHSEDPDFTEDFYLDQHGGSLVLRSSRIPTKHTHGTGCTFSAALTAEFAKGHSIEEAFLTAKQFIQSAIEHSLNIGAGHGPTNHSAYRHHAQKELIRYVH; encoded by the coding sequence ATGAAACAGGTACTGACCATTGCAGGATCAGATTCAGGAGGCGGGGCAGGCATTCAGGCTGATATTAAAACATTTCAGGAGTTGGATGTATTTGGCACATCGGTCATAACAGCTGTAACAGCTCAAAATACGCTCGGTGTAACAGACGTAGCACCGGTTCCGCTTCACAATATTGAAAAGCAGCTGCAGGCAGTCGGTGAGGATTTTGAGATTGCTGCATTGAAAACCGGAATGCTCTTTGATGCTGAGACTATTCAAACGGTAGCGAAATATATTAAGCACTACAAGTGGCAGCATTTGATTGTAGACCCGGTCATGATAGCCAAAGGAGGAGCAAGCCTGCTGCAGGAGGAGGCGAAGGATTCACTGATTGAACACCTTCTGCCGCTTGCTACAGTTGTGACGCCGAATATTCCTGAAGCGGAAGCGTTGAGCGGGATCAGTATCACGGATGAAAAGACAAGACGTGAAGCTGCTGAAAAAATACTTCAAAGTGGTGCGCAGGGCGTGCTTGTTAAAGGCGGACACAGTGAAGATCCGGACTTTACCGAAGACTTTTACCTTGATCAGCACGGCGGTTCATTAGTGCTAAGGTCGTCACGTATTCCGACGAAGCATACGCACGGCACCGGCTGTACGTTTTCAGCAGCCCTTACAGCAGAATTTGCTAAAGGACATTCCATTGAGGAGGCTTTCCTGACAGCGAAACAATTCATTCAAAGTGCCATAGAGCATTCATTAAATATAGGCGCCGGCCATGGTCCTACAAATCACAGCGCTTACCGTCATCATGCGCAAAAGGAGCTGATCAGATATGTTCACTAA
- a CDS encoding substrate-specific component ThiW of putative thiazole ECF transporter, translated as MNTRKLVIMAMFVAIAVAGSAFVSFPAGVARAYPIQHAINVIAAVSFGPGPAIVIAFVTGVVRILTGTGSLLAFPGGMIGAALAGLFYAWSGRVWMAATGEIIGTGILASLVAVPYAAILMGTEAGAFFFMPAFLVSSISGAAIGLILSKRMEKITEPLRI; from the coding sequence ATGAATACAAGAAAACTTGTCATCATGGCTATGTTCGTAGCCATTGCAGTTGCAGGCTCAGCATTTGTGTCCTTCCCTGCAGGCGTTGCAAGAGCATATCCAATTCAGCATGCGATCAATGTTATTGCTGCAGTTTCATTTGGTCCGGGACCGGCCATCGTCATTGCTTTTGTGACGGGGGTCGTGCGTATACTCACCGGCACAGGTTCGCTTCTGGCATTTCCGGGAGGTATGATCGGGGCAGCGCTTGCCGGACTTTTTTACGCTTGGAGCGGCAGAGTCTGGATGGCTGCAACCGGCGAAATAATCGGTACCGGCATTCTTGCGTCACTTGTAGCAGTGCCATATGCAGCGATTCTGATGGGGACAGAAGCAGGTGCTTTCTTTTTTATGCCGGCATTTTTAGTATCAAGCATTAGTGGTGCAGCAATTGGGTTGATTCTGTCTAAAAGAATGGAGAAAATCACTGAACCTCTCCGAATTTGA
- a CDS encoding hydroxyethylthiazole kinase yields MIKQVREKKPLIHCITNYVVANFQANGMLALGASPVMGDEAEEVEELASIADALSLNIGTLNQRSVESMLIAGRAANTKGIPVVLDPVGAGATSYRLSVIDQILKEVNVTAIRCNAGELAAIMRKDWSAKGVDAGEGEGDLTSIALEAAKKYGLIVAVTGPVDIVTDGDIVHEIQAGRQVMSSVTGMGCLLSSVTAAFLTVEQSVDAVAEAVQFYGEAGENAAAVSYSPGSFKTAFIDALYSMNESKIQKGGSR; encoded by the coding sequence ATGATTAAACAGGTGAGAGAAAAGAAGCCGCTGATCCATTGTATAACAAATTACGTAGTCGCAAATTTTCAGGCGAATGGCATGCTGGCGCTTGGGGCGTCTCCTGTTATGGGGGATGAGGCTGAAGAAGTTGAGGAGCTTGCGTCTATTGCAGATGCTCTGTCACTGAATATAGGCACACTTAATCAGCGGTCAGTAGAAAGTATGTTGATTGCGGGCAGGGCAGCGAATACAAAAGGGATTCCGGTCGTGCTTGATCCTGTGGGGGCGGGTGCAACCTCGTATCGCCTGTCAGTCATTGATCAGATCTTAAAAGAAGTGAATGTGACAGCAATCAGGTGTAATGCAGGAGAGCTCGCTGCCATTATGCGAAAAGACTGGTCTGCAAAAGGTGTGGATGCAGGTGAAGGGGAGGGTGATCTAACTTCGATTGCGCTTGAGGCGGCTAAAAAATACGGACTGATTGTAGCAGTTACAGGACCGGTTGATATTGTGACAGACGGTGACATTGTGCATGAGATCCAGGCAGGGCGTCAGGTCATGTCGTCCGTTACAGGAATGGGATGCTTACTCTCAAGTGTGACAGCAGCGTTTTTGACCGTTGAGCAATCAGTCGATGCTGTAGCGGAAGCTGTTCAATTTTATGGTGAAGCCGGTGAAAATGCGGCTGCCGTGTCATATAGCCCTGGAAGCTTTAAAACGGCTTTTATAGATGCGCTGTATTCAATGAATGAAAGCAAGATTCAAAAAGGAGGATCACGATGA
- a CDS encoding thiamine-phosphate pyrophosphorylase, protein MFTKPSIYYILGTPNAGERDPLKLLEEALKGGISHFQLREKGMNALTGQSLKEFALKCQALCRKYGVPFIINDDVELAHELNADGVHVGQEDAKASDVRARVGDRMMLGVSVHSVEEAAEAIQNGADYLGMGPIYGTKSKSDAKAPSGVSKIIQVRERFPEAPVIGIGGITADNAEAVWEAGAAGIAVISAITEAGNVQEEVQKMVASYKGAIL, encoded by the coding sequence ATGTTCACTAAGCCTTCCATTTACTATATTCTCGGCACGCCAAATGCAGGAGAGAGGGATCCACTTAAACTGCTTGAAGAGGCGCTTAAGGGAGGAATCAGCCATTTTCAGTTAAGAGAGAAAGGTATGAATGCACTAACCGGGCAGTCGTTAAAAGAATTCGCCTTGAAATGTCAGGCACTATGCAGAAAGTATGGCGTTCCTTTTATCATTAATGACGACGTAGAGCTTGCCCATGAATTAAATGCAGATGGCGTTCATGTCGGACAGGAGGATGCCAAGGCATCAGATGTAAGAGCCCGCGTAGGAGACCGGATGATGCTAGGTGTTTCGGTGCATTCAGTAGAAGAGGCTGCTGAAGCCATTCAAAATGGTGCTGACTATCTCGGAATGGGACCAATCTACGGAACGAAAAGCAAGTCAGATGCAAAGGCACCTTCAGGGGTGAGCAAAATCATTCAGGTGAGAGAAAGATTCCCTGAAGCACCTGTGATCGGAATTGGTGGTATAACAGCTGACAATGCGGAAGCTGTCTGGGAAGCAGGAGCTGCAGGAATTGCTGTTATTTCAGCGATTACAGAAGCGGGGAATGTCCAGGAGGAAGTGCAGAAAATGGTGGCTTCTTATAAAGGAGCGATTTTATGA